Proteins found in one Canis lupus baileyi chromosome 26, mCanLup2.hap1, whole genome shotgun sequence genomic segment:
- the ID1 gene encoding DNA-binding protein inhibitor ID-1 — protein MKVASGSAAAAAGPSCALKAGKTAGGAGEVVRCLSEQSVAISRCAGGAGARLPALLDEQQVNVLLYDMNGCYSRLKELVPTLPQNRKVSRVEILQHVIDYIWDLELELNSESQVGTPGGRGLPARAPLSTLNGEISALAAEAACVPADDRILCR, from the exons ATGAAGGTCGCCAGTGGCAGTGCCGCGGCCGCCGCGGGCCCCAGCTGCGCGCTGAAGGCCGGCAAgacggcgggcggcgcgggcgagGTGGTGCGCTGTCTGTCCGAGCAGAGCGTGGCCATCTCGCGCTGCGCCGGGGGCGCCGGGGCGCGCCTGCCCGCCCTGCTCGACGAGCAGCAGGTGAACGTGCTGCTCTACGACATGAACGGCTGCTACTCGCGCCTCAAGGAGCTGGTGCCCACCCTGCCCCAGAACCGCAAGGTGAGCCGGGTGGAGATCCTCCAGCACGTCATCGACTACATCTGGGACCTGGAGTTGGAGCTGAACTCGGAATCCCAAGTCGGGACCccgggaggccgggggctcccCGCCCGGGCTCCGCTCAGCACCCTCAACGGCGAGATCAGCGCCCTGGCGGCCGAG GCGGCGTGTGTTCCGGCGGACGATCGCATCTTGTGTCGCTGA